A window of Ruminococcus champanellensis 18P13 = JCM 17042 contains these coding sequences:
- a CDS encoding DUF6751 family protein, whose amino-acid sequence MMYTNADCTVYNRQLDRKNRRDTWVRTQIHGVFWDGSHAHRHGDKGDITANNVTVYIPADACDKTYKPPKDYASDPTGAYTLAPGDLIIRGLIREDIDANTTVAALLQKYDDAYTILSCEDNRYGSSDLQHFCVKG is encoded by the coding sequence ATGATGTATACCAATGCAGACTGTACAGTCTACAACCGGCAGTTAGATCGGAAAAACCGCCGGGATACCTGGGTACGCACCCAGATCCACGGAGTGTTCTGGGACGGCAGCCATGCCCACCGGCACGGGGACAAGGGGGATATCACGGCGAACAACGTGACTGTATACATCCCGGCGGATGCCTGCGACAAGACCTACAAACCGCCCAAAGACTATGCGTCGGATCCAACCGGCGCATACACCCTTGCGCCCGGTGACCTGATCATCCGGGGACTGATCCGGGAGGACATCGATGCCAACACCACTGTGGCTGCACTGCTGCAAAAATATGACGATGCCTACACCATCCTGTCCTGCGAGGACAACCGGTACGGCAGTTCAGATCTGCAGCATTTCTGCGTAAAGGGGTGA
- a CDS encoding P22 coat protein-gene protein 5 yields the protein MAHEQQERYSDLVLAKLRDSLVLKDGVVFNNDYEGKPSAGSVKIPVRDAEVQVSDYDKAAGITATNGTTTYQTLTINKDKAVGEIIDGYDAEAVPANLVADRLDSAGYSLAKTVDTDGATVLLAEGTAYNAASVDASSAYDLIVDVRRAMSKANVPTEGRYLLATPDFYAMLLKDKDHFVGASGLGDQIKQTGAVGKIAGFTVYEFNDDTAGLMFIAGHPRFAARVKEFSVPVKLEDLKDGKHIGASWVNGRMVYAHKVLRPKAIQNVYAPGSLTATLAKGSAEGTTIATISAGNTGTTYAYKVNPTARATYNQTSSSYSGTALTSGTTEIAVSVGDVIEIVNLSSSKVVAVTYVTAAADKIK from the coding sequence ATGGCACACGAACAGCAGGAACGCTACTCTGACCTGGTTCTCGCCAAGCTGCGGGACAGCCTGGTGCTGAAGGACGGCGTGGTTTTCAACAACGACTACGAGGGCAAGCCCAGCGCCGGATCCGTCAAGATCCCCGTCCGGGATGCAGAGGTGCAGGTGTCGGATTACGACAAGGCTGCCGGCATCACCGCCACCAACGGTACCACCACCTATCAGACCCTGACCATCAACAAGGACAAGGCTGTGGGAGAAATCATTGACGGCTATGACGCCGAAGCCGTACCTGCCAATCTGGTGGCGGATCGGCTGGACAGTGCAGGCTATTCCCTCGCCAAAACTGTTGATACCGACGGCGCAACCGTGCTGCTGGCAGAGGGAACTGCATACAACGCAGCCAGCGTGGATGCATCCAGCGCCTACGACCTGATCGTGGACGTGCGGCGGGCAATGAGCAAGGCCAACGTACCTACTGAGGGCAGATATCTGCTTGCCACGCCGGACTTTTATGCCATGCTGCTGAAGGACAAGGATCATTTTGTGGGGGCTTCCGGTCTGGGAGATCAGATCAAGCAGACCGGCGCTGTGGGCAAGATCGCTGGATTTACCGTCTACGAATTCAACGATGACACCGCCGGGTTGATGTTTATCGCCGGGCATCCCCGGTTTGCGGCCCGGGTCAAGGAATTTTCCGTTCCGGTCAAGCTGGAGGATCTGAAGGACGGCAAGCACATCGGCGCAAGCTGGGTCAACGGCCGCATGGTTTATGCCCACAAGGTGCTGCGCCCCAAGGCAATCCAGAATGTATATGCACCGGGCAGTCTGACCGCCACCCTGGCAAAGGGCAGCGCCGAGGGCACCACCATCGCCACCATCAGCGCAGGCAACACCGGCACGACCTACGCCTACAAGGTAAACCCCACTGCCCGGGCAACCTACAACCAGACATCCAGCAGCTACAGCGGCACTGCCCTGACCTCCGGCACGACTGAAATTGCCGTCAGCGTGGGCGACGTGATCGAGATCGTCAACCTGTCCAGTTCCAAGGTGGTGGCTGTGACCTATGTCACGGCAGCGGCGGACAAGATCAAGTAA
- a CDS encoding phage scaffolding protein: MEKQFLTDLGIADDIADQIITQAATEVKAAADETAGIQAQLEEANKQIAGFREMDIDSIKAAAEDWKTKYEAAEADKTAMQHKHKLEGYVKGLGLRDDVYEAHVTKQLTDAGLQFDDAGKLIGGDDIVSKFRESHPGAFLDTKPEARVVASTMHHEPAANSVEAAFYAKNPGLAPRE; this comes from the coding sequence ATGGAAAAACAGTTTCTGACGGATCTGGGCATTGCAGATGACATTGCCGACCAGATCATCACCCAGGCAGCGACAGAGGTCAAGGCTGCCGCAGACGAAACCGCCGGGATCCAGGCGCAGCTGGAGGAAGCCAACAAGCAGATCGCCGGGTTCAGGGAAATGGACATCGACAGCATCAAGGCTGCTGCGGAGGACTGGAAAACTAAGTACGAAGCCGCAGAAGCGGACAAGACCGCCATGCAGCACAAGCACAAGCTGGAGGGCTATGTGAAGGGGCTGGGTCTCCGGGACGACGTGTACGAGGCACATGTCACCAAGCAGCTGACGGATGCAGGGCTGCAGTTCGATGACGCGGGCAAGCTCATCGGCGGCGACGATATCGTCAGCAAGTTCCGGGAGAGCCACCCGGGCGCATTCCTGGATACCAAGCCGGAAGCCCGTGTGGTGGCATCCACCATGCACCATGAACCGGCTGCCAACAGCGTGGAGGCAGCATTTTACGCCAAGAACCCCGGCCTTGCGCCGAGAGAGTGA
- a CDS encoding phage minor capsid protein has product MLTPDYLLHCTDSLTELLDAYDNAVVSDIARRIVKTGYVTETAKHQLRQAQQMGLLYEDIIREIAQRANATDSMVRTLFENAGVETVETDNRLYTAAGLQTTDLRASPAMLQMLQAGYENTLGTMHNLTLTTANTAQQAYISACDLAMLQVQSGAMSYQQAIRAAIQSAASDGTRVLYPSGRTDRIEVAVRRAVLTGVAKTCRTIGEYNAASCGCDLMELSAHAGARPSHARWQGQLVSLSGKRGYLSKDDIGYGSGDGFGGYNCRHDWYPFFPGISQRNYTPEKLTQLETMTVNYNGQEIPYYDATQEQRRLERRVRDCKLRLSATDAARQETTDPKLRAQLDEDFAKQSKALRDARDKLADFQNGTGLLPDTSRTQVYGFGRSIAQKAVTARKRVDKSGKGGIIVNKEKLSKYIGKPIVETDNQHIREWYYANVGDIPNQIDRSKSREEQARQAYTLRNQYKHQARAAMSDEETAKMLEETRPVIPFDELLESKMRRKGLSKEEAMEDIIQTASKTNADVNKEFGL; this is encoded by the coding sequence ATGCTGACGCCGGACTACCTGCTGCACTGCACGGACTCCCTGACGGAGCTGCTGGATGCATACGACAATGCGGTTGTATCGGACATCGCCCGGCGCATTGTCAAAACCGGATACGTCACCGAAACCGCCAAGCACCAGCTTAGGCAGGCACAGCAAATGGGGCTGCTGTATGAGGACATCATCCGGGAGATTGCCCAGCGGGCGAACGCCACGGACAGCATGGTGCGGACGCTGTTTGAGAATGCAGGCGTGGAGACGGTGGAAACGGACAACAGGCTGTACACCGCTGCCGGGCTGCAGACCACCGATCTGCGTGCATCCCCGGCCATGCTGCAGATGCTGCAGGCTGGCTACGAAAACACCCTGGGCACCATGCACAATCTGACCCTGACCACCGCCAACACGGCACAGCAAGCCTACATATCCGCCTGTGACCTGGCCATGCTGCAGGTACAGTCTGGGGCAATGTCCTACCAGCAGGCTATCCGGGCTGCCATCCAGTCCGCTGCATCTGACGGCACCCGGGTGCTGTATCCATCCGGCAGGACGGATCGCATTGAGGTGGCGGTGCGCCGGGCGGTGCTGACGGGGGTGGCAAAAACCTGCCGCACCATCGGGGAATACAATGCCGCATCCTGCGGCTGTGATCTGATGGAGCTGTCCGCCCATGCCGGAGCAAGACCATCCCACGCCAGATGGCAGGGGCAGCTGGTCAGCCTGTCCGGGAAACGGGGGTATCTGTCCAAGGACGATATCGGCTACGGATCCGGGGACGGGTTCGGCGGCTACAACTGCCGGCATGACTGGTATCCATTCTTTCCGGGCATCTCCCAGAGAAACTACACCCCGGAAAAACTGACCCAGCTGGAAACCATGACGGTCAACTACAACGGGCAGGAGATCCCCTACTACGATGCCACCCAGGAGCAGCGGCGGCTGGAACGCCGGGTGCGGGACTGCAAGCTGCGGCTGTCTGCCACAGATGCCGCCAGGCAGGAAACCACGGACCCAAAGCTGCGTGCCCAGCTGGATGAGGATTTTGCAAAACAGTCCAAAGCCTTGCGGGATGCACGGGACAAGCTGGCTGACTTCCAGAACGGCACCGGACTGCTGCCGGATACATCCCGTACCCAGGTGTACGGCTTCGGCCGTAGCATTGCCCAAAAGGCTGTTACCGCCCGAAAACGGGTTGACAAATCCGGTAAGGGTGGTATAATAGTGAATAAGGAGAAGCTATCCAAGTACATCGGAAAACCCATCGTGGAAACGGACAATCAGCACATCCGGGAATGGTACTACGCAAATGTCGGGGACATTCCAAATCAGATTGATCGTTCCAAATCACGTGAAGAACAAGCACGGCAGGCTTATACATTGAGAAATCAATACAAACACCAAGCACGTGCAGCCATGTCGGATGAGGAAACTGCTAAAATGTTGGAGGAAACCCGCCCAGTCATTCCATTTGATGAACTTCTGGAAAGCAAAATGCGCCGGAAAGGGTTATCCAAAGAAGAAGCAATGGAAGACATCATTCAGACAGCATCAAAAACCAATGCTGATGTCAACAAGGAATTCGGACTGTAA
- a CDS encoding phage portal protein → MINKSEIEKATGIRIAMSGEMRDRIRLWRSMLCNEQSWVSNRVRGLRLPVKIVDEFARLTLFGASISVSGSQRGAYIDRVLQQTMTDAKKWVRLMCATGGVVLRPVYDGHQIRVNYITADKIYPISYDDDGRLISAVFLDTYRNGDRFYHKLEIHEFHPDGTGRIRNLVFQSPSVDMLGDPCSLRQTGLWADLEPERSYVDLGGPLFAYMSIPAINTVDPDSPMGMSVYAEAVDLIRDADQHWEKIKWEFEATQTAIDAPADFLKPTPSGLILPDTANRLYRRYNADPSDAQLGLQIFSPQIRDTSLFHGLDGIFKRIEFNCNLAYGMLSDPQNVEKTAEEVRASRQRCYSAISDIQGNIRAGLRQLTSAINDCCAVYQLTPQGRYHECYEFGDGVMEDPDKEFARRMQMHTAGLLSDTKFIAWYFDCDESKAAEYKAAASTLFAGGDI, encoded by the coding sequence ATGATTAACAAATCGGAAATCGAAAAGGCCACCGGCATCCGGATCGCTATGAGCGGCGAGATGCGGGACAGGATCCGGCTGTGGCGAAGCATGCTGTGCAACGAGCAGTCCTGGGTCAGCAACCGTGTCCGTGGGCTGCGATTGCCGGTGAAGATCGTGGACGAATTTGCACGGCTGACCCTGTTCGGCGCATCCATTTCCGTCAGCGGATCCCAACGCGGGGCATACATCGACCGGGTCTTACAGCAGACCATGACGGACGCAAAGAAATGGGTGCGCTTGATGTGTGCCACCGGCGGTGTGGTGCTGCGACCGGTGTATGACGGGCACCAGATCCGGGTCAACTACATTACGGCTGACAAGATCTACCCCATTTCCTACGATGATGACGGCAGACTGATTTCTGCCGTATTTCTGGACACCTACCGGAACGGAGACCGATTCTACCACAAGCTGGAGATTCACGAATTTCACCCGGACGGCACCGGCAGGATCCGCAACCTGGTATTCCAATCCCCCAGCGTGGACATGCTGGGAGATCCATGCTCCCTGCGGCAGACAGGGCTGTGGGCAGATCTGGAGCCGGAACGCAGCTACGTGGATCTGGGCGGTCCCCTGTTTGCCTACATGTCCATCCCGGCGATCAACACGGTGGATCCGGACAGCCCCATGGGCATGTCCGTGTATGCCGAGGCGGTTGACCTGATCCGGGATGCGGATCAACACTGGGAAAAAATCAAGTGGGAATTTGAAGCGACCCAGACCGCCATTGATGCGCCGGCAGATTTCCTGAAGCCCACCCCTTCCGGGCTGATCCTGCCGGATACTGCAAATCGCCTGTACCGGCGGTACAACGCAGATCCGTCGGACGCCCAGCTGGGGCTGCAGATTTTCAGCCCCCAGATCCGGGACACATCCCTGTTCCACGGGTTGGACGGCATTTTCAAGCGGATCGAATTCAACTGCAACCTGGCATATGGGATGCTGTCTGATCCGCAAAATGTGGAAAAGACTGCCGAGGAGGTGCGGGCATCCAGGCAGCGCTGCTACAGTGCTATTTCTGATATTCAGGGAAACATCCGTGCCGGACTGCGGCAGCTGACCAGTGCCATCAATGACTGCTGCGCTGTGTATCAGCTGACACCCCAAGGCAGATACCATGAATGCTATGAATTCGGCGATGGGGTTATGGAGGACCCGGACAAGGAGTTTGCACGCCGGATGCAGATGCACACTGCCGGGCTGCTGTCGGATACAAAATTCATAGCATGGTATTTCGACTGCGACGAATCCAAGGCAGCGGAATACAAGGCAGCTGCATCCACCCTGTTTGCAGGCGGTGATATCTGA
- a CDS encoding PBSX family phage terminase large subunit — protein MRYKTMSPKQRKAMLWWADPKTTSYNAIICDGSVRSGKTMSMSVGFLIWSLSRFDHQTFALCGKTIDSLKRNVITPLQTWVEGIFEIRQYVSRNYLEITDGSHTNRYYLFGGKDESSAALIQGITLAGAFLDEVALMPRSFVEQAAARCSVSGSRLWFNCNPDSAEHWFYKEWICKKTEKNALHLHFTMQDNYALDKKIRERYERLYTGVFYDRYIKGLWCMAEGLVYPNWSDRYVLHGDIRLSQNVEWYIAIDYGTINPFSAGLWAVSPRNAIRVAEYYYNSKEERTMRTDEEHYAALEQLAGDRPIQHVIVDPSAASFIECIRRHGRFTVRKAHNEVLPGISRTATLIQNGRILIHESCRGILREFALYRWDDKATDKVIKENDHCMDELRYLVNTVLRRTILADIGGDVHD, from the coding sequence ATGAGGTATAAAACCATGTCCCCCAAGCAGCGAAAAGCCATGCTGTGGTGGGCGGATCCCAAGACGACATCCTACAATGCGATCATCTGTGATGGCTCTGTCCGAAGTGGAAAGACCATGTCCATGTCCGTAGGCTTCCTGATCTGGTCCCTGTCCCGGTTTGACCATCAGACCTTTGCATTGTGTGGCAAAACCATCGACAGCCTGAAACGCAACGTGATCACGCCGCTGCAAACCTGGGTGGAAGGGATCTTCGAGATCCGCCAGTACGTCAGCCGCAACTATCTGGAAATAACGGACGGCAGCCATACCAACCGGTATTATCTGTTCGGCGGAAAGGACGAATCCTCTGCTGCCCTGATCCAGGGCATTACCCTGGCAGGAGCCTTTCTGGATGAGGTTGCCTTGATGCCCCGGTCATTTGTGGAACAGGCAGCAGCCAGATGCTCCGTCAGCGGATCCCGGCTGTGGTTCAACTGCAATCCAGACAGCGCCGAGCATTGGTTCTACAAAGAATGGATCTGCAAAAAAACGGAAAAGAACGCCTTGCATCTGCATTTTACCATGCAGGACAACTACGCCCTGGACAAGAAGATCCGGGAACGCTATGAGCGCCTGTACACCGGCGTATTCTATGACCGGTACATCAAGGGACTGTGGTGCATGGCGGAGGGGTTGGTCTATCCCAACTGGTCGGACAGATATGTGCTGCACGGAGATATCCGTCTGTCCCAGAACGTGGAGTGGTACATTGCCATCGACTACGGCACCATCAACCCGTTTTCAGCCGGGTTATGGGCGGTCAGCCCACGGAACGCCATCCGGGTAGCAGAGTACTATTATAACAGCAAAGAGGAACGTACCATGCGGACGGATGAGGAGCACTACGCCGCCCTGGAGCAGCTGGCAGGCGACCGACCGATCCAGCATGTGATCGTAGACCCTTCCGCTGCCAGCTTCATTGAATGCATCCGCCGGCACGGCAGGTTTACCGTGCGGAAAGCCCACAACGAGGTGTTGCCGGGCATCAGCCGGACGGCGACCCTGATCCAGAACGGCAGGATTCTGATCCATGAAAGCTGCCGGGGCATTCTACGGGAATTCGCCCTGTATCGGTGGGACGACAAGGCTACGGACAAGGTAATCAAGGAAAACGACCACTGTATGGACGAGCTGCGGTACCTGGTGAACACGGTGCTGCGGCGCACGATCCTGGCGGACATAGGAGGTGATGTGCATGATTAA
- a CDS encoding transcription termination/antitermination NusG family protein → MMYVLQTKPGQDDNAVRDLERLGYRSYAPRRIALHRRGGTWWEAEYPVFPGYVFLDDLELTDVDYHRIMPCVGVIRFLGHGAPEPLPEHEAEYIRWLHNGGKPIAPSEVRIRPDGSMQYVSGLISSYAGRVEHNSRQRRATIRISIAGKLHRITLAVRYVQQTDLMADPGVDTSPGVAQDCMMPVT, encoded by the coding sequence ATGATGTACGTGCTGCAGACCAAACCCGGCCAGGATGACAATGCGGTTCGTGACCTGGAGCGGCTGGGCTACCGATCCTATGCCCCAAGGCGGATCGCACTGCACCGCAGGGGCGGCACCTGGTGGGAGGCGGAATACCCGGTATTCCCGGGGTATGTGTTTCTGGATGACCTAGAACTGACAGACGTGGACTATCATCGGATCATGCCCTGTGTGGGGGTCATTCGGTTCCTGGGGCACGGCGCCCCGGAGCCGCTGCCGGAACACGAAGCAGAATACATCCGATGGCTGCACAACGGCGGAAAGCCCATCGCCCCCTCCGAGGTCCGGATCCGGCCGGACGGCAGCATGCAGTATGTGTCCGGGCTGATCAGCAGCTACGCCGGGCGGGTGGAACACAATTCACGGCAGCGGCGGGCAACGATCCGGATCAGCATTGCAGGCAAACTGCACCGCATTACATTGGCGGTGCGATACGTCCAACAAACCGACCTGATGGCAGACCCCGGGGTTGATACGTCCCCCGGTGTCGCACAGGATTGCATGATGCCAGTCACCTGA
- a CDS encoding phage protein Gp27 family protein: protein MANRRHAIIDQLEPQIQETVKEMLRANFTYKDIVDYLASNGTQVSQSAVCRYAARFAETTEALRMAQENFRGIMEETAKYPNLDPTDGILRLISHQLLDAINGMPEEQRQAKNFDELIKSAVALTRAVAYKKQVDVRSKELLENGADQFAGALFDAMATERPELYKQLRAFLDEKKEKSP, encoded by the coding sequence ATGGCCAATCGCCGACACGCCATCATTGACCAGTTAGAGCCGCAGATTCAGGAAACCGTCAAAGAAATGCTCCGGGCGAATTTCACATACAAGGATATCGTGGATTACCTGGCATCCAACGGCACCCAGGTGTCCCAATCGGCAGTTTGTCGGTATGCGGCAAGGTTTGCGGAGACCACCGAGGCGCTGCGGATGGCACAGGAAAATTTCCGTGGTATCATGGAGGAAACCGCCAAGTACCCCAACCTGGATCCTACGGACGGTATCCTGCGCCTGATCAGTCACCAGCTGCTGGACGCCATCAACGGCATGCCAGAGGAGCAGCGGCAGGCCAAGAATTTCGATGAATTGATCAAATCTGCTGTAGCCCTGACCCGGGCAGTGGCATACAAGAAGCAGGTGGATGTGCGCAGCAAGGAACTGCTGGAGAACGGGGCTGACCAGTTTGCTGGAGCATTGTTTGACGCCATGGCAACGGAGCGTCCGGAGCTGTACAAGCAGCTACGGGCATTCCTGGACGAAAAGAAGGAGAAATCGCCATGA
- a CDS encoding Mor transcription activator family protein: MDHNDIEMTDLEGEQRELAETVGITAYRKLVQVYAGQFVYISKAETVLLKKRNQRIRAEYTGQNVRELAIKYNLSESTIRVLTSTEKKRIDNEPTEGQMPLL; this comes from the coding sequence ATGGATCACAATGACATTGAAATGACGGATCTGGAGGGTGAGCAGCGGGAGCTGGCGGAAACGGTGGGGATCACCGCGTATAGAAAGCTGGTGCAGGTCTATGCAGGACAGTTTGTCTATATTTCCAAAGCAGAAACTGTCCTGCTGAAAAAACGAAATCAGCGAATCCGAGCAGAATACACCGGGCAAAATGTCCGGGAGCTGGCAATCAAATACAATCTGTCCGAAAGCACGATCCGGGTGCTGACCTCCACGGAAAAGAAACGCATCGACAACGAGCCAACAGAAGGGCAGATGCCCCTGTTGTAG
- a CDS encoding regulatory protein GemA, translated as MTTISASQISRIYAAARDLGMSTKGESDDLHTLVYAVTGKDSIRQLTAAEAREVIRELDKRSVPADTHRRRPAPNPSVYPPGQMTPSQINKCWRLIYSVCASDPSDVPPADRLAGAAERFIGQRPNMMAKNPFRFFTQEQGSKLIESLKRLEYSAEVKKLKRDRKE; from the coding sequence ATGACGACGATATCAGCTAGCCAGATATCCAGGATCTACGCTGCAGCCCGGGATCTGGGCATGTCCACCAAGGGCGAGAGCGACGACCTGCACACCCTGGTGTATGCCGTCACCGGCAAGGACAGCATCCGGCAGCTGACCGCCGCAGAAGCCAGGGAGGTGATCCGGGAGCTGGACAAACGGAGCGTCCCGGCAGACACCCATCGGCGCAGGCCTGCCCCGAACCCCAGCGTATACCCACCGGGACAGATGACCCCGTCCCAGATCAATAAATGCTGGCGGCTGATCTACAGTGTGTGTGCTTCGGATCCGTCAGACGTGCCGCCGGCGGATCGGCTGGCAGGTGCAGCGGAGCGATTCATCGGTCAGCGGCCCAACATGATGGCGAAAAACCCGTTCCGGTTTTTCACCCAGGAACAGGGGTCCAAGCTGATCGAGTCCCTGAAGCGGCTGGAATATTCGGCGGAGGTCAAGAAGCTGAAGCGGGACAGAAAGGAGTGA
- a CDS encoding helix-turn-helix transcriptional regulator — MNTNRDLNYRLYLQREEGFHRISFSSEFEKYKIISSGDVKKVRENIAGIKQNFYQGQGTLSKDPVKNVRYHLIVAVALISRVCVENGMSHDLAYTLSDIYIQRADECERIDRMIDMLGEMQLDYAERMREIKKEHVGSIHVRKCMDYIYEHLQEKMTIEGAAAYLQIHPTYLSKLFSKEVGMPFRQFIIHARVNAAKNMLAYSDFSYLEISLSLGFSSQSAFTSTFRRLTGMTPGKYREAFGNSTAEQI, encoded by the coding sequence ATGAACACCAATCGGGATTTGAATTATCGTCTTTATTTGCAGCGTGAGGAGGGCTTTCACCGGATCTCCTTCAGCAGTGAATTTGAAAAATACAAGATCATCAGCTCCGGAGATGTAAAAAAAGTCCGAGAGAATATCGCCGGGATCAAACAGAATTTCTACCAGGGTCAGGGCACCCTTTCAAAAGATCCGGTCAAGAATGTGCGCTATCACCTTATCGTTGCGGTGGCGCTGATCTCACGGGTCTGCGTGGAAAACGGCATGAGCCACGATCTTGCCTACACCCTCAGTGATATTTACATTCAGCGGGCGGATGAATGTGAGCGCATTGACAGGATGATCGATATGCTGGGAGAAATGCAGCTGGACTATGCGGAACGGATGCGGGAGATCAAAAAAGAACATGTGGGGTCTATTCATGTGAGAAAATGCATGGACTATATTTATGAGCATTTGCAGGAAAAGATGACCATTGAGGGGGCGGCAGCCTATTTACAGATCCACCCCACATATCTTTCCAAGCTATTTTCCAAAGAGGTGGGCATGCCCTTTCGGCAGTTCATCATCCACGCCAGAGTCAATGCCGCAAAAAACATGCTGGCATATTCCGATTTTTCCTATCTGGAAATCTCGCTGTCCCTGGGCTTTTCCTCCCAAAGCGCTTTCACCAGTACATTTCGCCGGCTGACCGGCATGACGCCCGGCAAGTACCGGGAAGCGTTCGGGAACAGCACTGCGGAACAGATTTAA
- a CDS encoding MATE family efflux transporter has translation MAQTYDLTRGNPTKLILTFFFPMLFTNMLQQIYSIADTAIVGKGLGDDALAAVGNMSSLTFLVIGFSIGLTNGFSILTAQYYGAGNQKNLRRSVASAILLAFGMTALLTIVSMLFLRQVLLLLQTPEKIMQDSLTYGYVIFGGLAASIAYNLCASILRALGDSKTPFYAIVVSTVLNIILDSLCVFVFKTGVGGPAAVTVLAQVVSAAICFQKLRHIELIRVTREDFRNIGSMILNLLKNGIPMAIMNSITAVGCMTVQYFVNGMGVVYTSAYSACSKYINLFMQPACTAGYTMSAFTSQNYGAKQYDRILSGLKVCLSIAALSYILLGSFMVLFPRLLASLMLNGSEQIELAAGFLVKCGFMIFTVDFLFVFRSGCQGMGKPMLPMVSGVVEMAFRILVIALFIGKIGFDATVYAEIAAWVGALTLNAGAFTYYILQKTHGNRVPICSVALKSSDR, from the coding sequence ATGGCACAAACCTATGATTTGACAAGAGGAAATCCCACAAAACTGATTTTAACGTTTTTCTTTCCTATGCTTTTTACCAATATGCTACAGCAAATATACTCCATTGCCGATACCGCCATCGTAGGAAAGGGACTTGGGGATGATGCGCTGGCGGCTGTGGGAAATATGTCGTCCTTGACATTCCTGGTGATTGGCTTTTCCATCGGACTGACCAATGGCTTTTCGATCCTTACTGCTCAATATTATGGGGCAGGCAATCAGAAGAATCTGCGCCGCTCTGTGGCATCCGCCATTCTGTTGGCGTTTGGCATGACGGCTTTGCTTACGATCGTCAGCATGCTCTTTCTCCGGCAGGTGCTTCTTCTGCTGCAAACTCCGGAAAAGATCATGCAGGACAGTCTGACTTATGGCTACGTCATTTTCGGAGGACTTGCAGCCAGCATCGCCTACAATCTGTGCGCAAGCATCCTCCGTGCCCTGGGGGACAGCAAGACGCCGTTTTATGCCATCGTTGTTTCCACCGTTCTGAATATCATACTGGACTCCCTGTGCGTATTTGTGTTCAAGACGGGCGTGGGCGGTCCGGCGGCAGTGACCGTGCTGGCACAGGTGGTTTCTGCGGCGATCTGTTTCCAGAAGCTGCGCCACATTGAATTGATCCGGGTTACACGGGAGGATTTCCGGAACATCGGAAGCATGATCCTGAATCTTCTGAAAAACGGAATCCCTATGGCTATTATGAATTCCATTACCGCAGTGGGATGCATGACCGTCCAGTATTTTGTAAACGGTATGGGCGTGGTGTACACCTCCGCATACTCTGCATGCAGCAAGTATATCAATCTGTTTATGCAGCCGGCATGCACTGCCGGGTACACCATGTCCGCCTTTACCAGTCAGAATTACGGCGCAAAACAATACGATAGAATCCTCAGCGGCTTGAAGGTATGTCTGTCCATTGCAGCCTTATCCTATATTCTGCTGGGATCCTTCATGGTACTGTTCCCAAGACTGCTTGCGTCCCTGATGCTCAACGGCAGTGAACAGATAGAGCTTGCAGCCGGATTCCTTGTAAAATGCGGTTTCATGATTTTTACAGTGGACTTTCTGTTTGTATTCCGCAGTGGCTGCCAGGGGATGGGGAAGCCTATGCTGCCCATGGTGTCCGGTGTGGTAGAAATGGCGTTCAGAATCCTCGTGATTGCCCTGTTTATCGGCAAAATCGGATTTGATGCAACGGTGTATGCGGAAATCGCTGCATGGGTCGGGGCACTGACTCTGAATGCAGGAGCGTTCACCTATTATATTTTGCAAAAAACCCATGGGAATCGTGTGCCGATATGTAGTGTCGCCTTAAAATCAAGCGATAGGTAA